The Halorientalis sp. IM1011 genome window below encodes:
- a CDS encoding sensor histidine kinase KdpD yields MMSAPERRRTIRFGVASLAAVSLVLLATNVALMLSSDVTAVALVVWLIAPAAILVLLIAVGLWVRADRDRATHLTRVAAWALLGAAALGFGGALNGYLNAVEGIAPDATVELFVGWAAGGLLDGGLIGLYDAERRLERERTERAREEAEQLAAGLSVVNRVLRHDLRNHATVLEGQIDTLDVDENEVETFRRHVDRIVELAEQGRQMESVLRTDDLIVVDASTVVERVSEDLGAVHDAARITVTTPEFAPVSVGSMFEVAVENVVENAIVHNDDPAPTVDITVSNGDDTVTVEVADDGPGIPDHELSVRELPAESALEHSNGLGLWLVDWFVERSGGDLDIETGSDGSRVRMILPQG; encoded by the coding sequence ATGATGAGTGCTCCGGAGCGGCGGCGGACGATCCGATTCGGAGTGGCATCGCTGGCGGCCGTGTCGCTCGTCCTGTTGGCCACGAACGTGGCGCTCATGCTCTCCTCGGACGTGACGGCGGTGGCGCTCGTGGTCTGGTTGATCGCACCGGCCGCGATACTCGTCCTGCTGATCGCAGTCGGCCTCTGGGTCAGGGCGGACCGCGACCGTGCGACGCACCTCACGCGCGTCGCGGCGTGGGCGTTGCTCGGTGCGGCCGCGCTGGGCTTCGGCGGCGCGCTGAACGGCTACCTGAACGCCGTCGAAGGGATCGCACCGGATGCGACGGTGGAGCTGTTCGTCGGCTGGGCGGCCGGCGGCCTGCTCGACGGCGGACTCATCGGGCTCTACGACGCCGAGCGCCGACTCGAACGGGAGCGAACGGAACGGGCCCGCGAGGAAGCCGAACAACTGGCGGCGGGACTGTCCGTCGTCAACCGCGTCCTCAGACACGACCTGCGCAACCACGCGACCGTCCTCGAAGGGCAGATCGACACGCTGGACGTCGACGAAAACGAGGTCGAGACCTTCCGCCGGCACGTCGACCGCATCGTCGAACTGGCCGAGCAGGGCCGACAGATGGAGTCCGTCTTGCGGACCGACGACCTGATCGTCGTCGACGCGAGCACCGTCGTCGAACGCGTCAGCGAGGACCTCGGTGCCGTCCACGACGCCGCGAGGATCACGGTGACCACCCCCGAGTTCGCCCCGGTCTCCGTCGGCAGTATGTTCGAAGTCGCCGTCGAGAACGTCGTCGAGAACGCCATCGTCCACAACGACGATCCAGCCCCCACGGTCGATATCACTGTCTCGAACGGCGACGACACCGTCACGGTCGAGGTAGCCGACGACGGGCCCGGTATCCCGGATCACGAACTGTCCGTGCGGGAGTTGCCCGCCGAGTCGGCGCTCGAACACAGCAACGGCCTCGGCCTGTGGCTCGTCGACTGGTTCGTCGAGCGGTCCGGCGGCGATCTCGACATCGAGACCGGGTCCGACGGGAGCCGCGTCCGGATGATCCTCCCACAGGGTTGA
- a CDS encoding glycosyltransferase encodes MGRTVAVFTDTYLPTVNGVTYTVQTWRQRWADRGGRMPIVYPGADEYDPAEDEYPVRSFEFPFYDEFNAAMPRVPDGIDASDPDLIHTHTPFLLGLSGLKYARSHGVPLVASYHTPTAEYADYIAEGWLRTPIERAARSYEKWFLNRAEMVVVPSEPARHHLREIGVRTAVEVVPNGVDTDRFAPVDTSQFVEAHDLDTGKPLVGYTGRHGFEKHLELIVEAADGMDVTLVFGGDGPARDRLERLAADADVDARFLGFLDREDLAAFYSALDVFAFPSPVETQGLVALEANACGTPVAAVDAGALSDTVVTGETGYRAPPGDPDGFRAVIERTLAERDVLGANCLDRRDAMSVDHAVDKLSDVYEMLL; translated from the coding sequence ATGGGTCGGACCGTGGCCGTCTTCACCGATACGTATCTGCCGACTGTTAACGGCGTGACCTACACGGTCCAGACCTGGCGACAGCGCTGGGCGGATCGCGGGGGCCGGATGCCGATCGTCTATCCGGGGGCCGACGAGTACGACCCCGCCGAGGACGAGTATCCGGTCAGGAGCTTCGAATTCCCGTTCTACGACGAGTTCAACGCCGCGATGCCGCGCGTGCCGGACGGGATCGATGCGTCCGACCCCGATCTGATCCACACTCACACACCGTTCCTGCTGGGGCTCAGCGGGCTGAAGTACGCCCGGAGCCACGGCGTCCCGCTGGTCGCCTCCTACCACACCCCGACCGCCGAATACGCCGACTACATCGCGGAGGGGTGGCTCCGGACGCCAATCGAACGGGCCGCGCGGTCCTACGAGAAGTGGTTCCTCAACCGGGCTGAGATGGTCGTGGTCCCGAGTGAACCCGCCCGCCACCACCTCCGGGAGATCGGCGTCCGGACCGCCGTCGAGGTCGTCCCGAACGGCGTCGATACCGACCGGTTCGCGCCGGTGGACACGAGCCAGTTCGTCGAGGCCCACGACCTCGACACGGGGAAACCACTCGTCGGCTACACCGGACGCCACGGGTTCGAGAAGCACCTGGAACTGATCGTCGAGGCGGCCGACGGGATGGACGTGACCCTCGTGTTCGGCGGTGACGGGCCGGCCCGGGATCGGCTGGAACGGTTGGCCGCCGACGCCGACGTGGACGCTCGCTTTCTCGGCTTTCTCGACCGCGAGGACCTCGCCGCCTTCTACAGCGCGCTCGACGTGTTCGCGTTCCCCAGTCCCGTGGAGACACAGGGGCTGGTCGCGCTCGAAGCCAACGCCTGCGGGACGCCGGTCGCGGCCGTCGACGCCGGCGCGCTCTCGGACACCGTCGTCACCGGTGAAACCGGCTACCGTGCGCCCCCGGGCGACCCGGACGGGTTCCGGGCGGTCATCGAGCGGACGCTCGCCGAACGCGACGTGCTGGGGGCGAACTGCCTCGACCGCCGTGACGCCATGAGCGTCGACCACGCAGTCGACAAGCTCTCGGACGTCTACGAGATGTTGCTGTAG
- a CDS encoding ribonuclease P protein component 4 — protein MPSEEQLAAERIERLQALAKAATSAGETDRARTYVRRARRIAERNRLSLPPEFKRFTCDRCDAYLRPGVNARIRTRDGHVVVTCDCGSHARYPY, from the coding sequence ATGCCCAGCGAGGAGCAACTGGCCGCCGAGCGCATCGAGCGTCTGCAGGCGCTCGCGAAGGCCGCCACCTCGGCGGGCGAGACCGACCGCGCCCGGACCTACGTCCGCCGCGCCCGTCGCATCGCCGAGCGCAACCGGCTCTCGCTTCCGCCCGAGTTCAAACGGTTCACCTGCGACCGCTGTGACGCGTACCTCCGCCCCGGCGTGAACGCCCGCATCCGAACCCGGGACGGCCACGTCGTCGTCACCTGTGACTGCGGGAGCCACGCCCGCTACCCGTACTGA
- a CDS encoding YhbY family RNA-binding protein, translating into MTEQEKRRRMHDLDVTVWVGKHGVEAVVEELSDQLDDRDMVKVKFLRAARGGTTTEDLAEDLAERVGGDLARTRGHTAVIER; encoded by the coding sequence ATGACCGAACAGGAGAAGCGTCGGCGGATGCACGATCTGGACGTGACCGTCTGGGTCGGGAAACACGGGGTCGAGGCCGTCGTCGAGGAGCTGTCGGACCAGCTCGACGACCGGGACATGGTGAAAGTCAAATTCCTGCGGGCAGCACGTGGTGGAACCACGACCGAGGACCTGGCCGAGGACCTGGCCGAGCGGGTCGGCGGTGACCTCGCCCGCACCCGTGGGCACACGGCGGTGATCGAGCGGTGA
- a CDS encoding mechanosensitive ion channel family protein: MIPLQSANTFLADQLANIGVPAAGAVGSAITFLVAFLVLYVLGRIFVSPLINRVLKRRDLDEHARKPLVKLVRIVTAFAAVAIAFTFAGYGNILTAIATIGAAATLAIGFAMQDVLANFVAGVFIYTDKPFRIGDWIEWDGHSGVVEDISLRVTRVRTFDNELLTVPNSQLTGGVIKNPVAKEQLRLKFLFGIGYDDDIDEATEIIVEEAENHDGIMDDPEPSVRLTELGDSSVGLQSRIWIDNPSRADFVKIRGEYVTAVKERFDEEGIDIPYPNRTIGGDIQIENTDVLTAD; encoded by the coding sequence GTGATCCCGCTCCAGTCGGCGAACACGTTCCTCGCGGACCAGCTCGCCAATATCGGCGTTCCCGCGGCCGGGGCAGTCGGCTCGGCCATCACCTTTCTCGTGGCCTTTCTCGTCCTCTACGTGCTGGGACGGATCTTCGTCTCCCCCCTGATCAACCGGGTGCTGAAACGTCGTGACCTCGACGAGCACGCGCGCAAGCCACTCGTGAAACTCGTCCGCATCGTGACCGCCTTCGCCGCGGTCGCCATCGCCTTCACCTTCGCCGGCTACGGCAACATCCTCACCGCCATCGCCACCATCGGCGCGGCCGCCACGCTGGCCATCGGCTTCGCGATGCAGGACGTCCTCGCGAACTTCGTCGCCGGCGTGTTCATCTACACGGACAAACCCTTCCGCATCGGCGACTGGATCGAGTGGGACGGCCACTCGGGCGTCGTCGAGGACATCTCCCTGCGAGTGACACGGGTCCGCACCTTCGACAACGAACTGCTGACCGTCCCCAACTCCCAGCTGACCGGCGGCGTCATCAAGAACCCCGTCGCCAAGGAGCAACTCCGCCTGAAGTTCCTGTTCGGCATCGGCTACGACGACGACATCGACGAGGCGACCGAGATCATCGTTGAGGAGGCCGAGAACCACGACGGGATCATGGACGACCCCGAGCCCTCCGTCCGTCTGACCGAACTCGGCGACTCCTCGGTCGGTCTGCAATCGCGCATCTGGATCGACAACCCCAGCCGCGCCGACTTCGTGAAGATCCGCGGCGAGTACGTCACGGCCGTCAAAGAGCGGTTCGACGAGGAAGGCATCGACATCCCCTACCCGAACCGCACCATCGGCGGCGACATCCAGATCGAGAACACCGACGTCCTCACCGCCGACTGA
- a CDS encoding DUF6230 family protein: protein MYDKSLLAKSTGVSLGVIAVVGLLFLSTGTGLAVPVAGIGGFTIEADSIEGDDLVLYPDVVERDEGTDAPQAIMELQANRIEGLRLVKTIDMGELSLDAFDGTARITIESGGTVETDQILIRSTGLNASEASFSGLRMRGTDSDDLTETFQITAPSEPVEGKTVSLDGGENPGIEMTDAEIHATYLATNRITLPELELRVQYDTDDDGEYEYG from the coding sequence ATGTACGACAAATCACTACTGGCGAAGAGTACCGGCGTCTCCCTCGGCGTGATCGCGGTCGTCGGCCTCCTCTTTCTGAGCACCGGGACGGGCCTTGCCGTTCCGGTCGCCGGCATCGGCGGATTCACCATCGAGGCCGACAGCATCGAGGGCGACGACCTGGTCCTCTACCCCGACGTGGTCGAGCGTGACGAGGGGACCGACGCCCCGCAGGCGATCATGGAACTGCAGGCCAACCGGATCGAGGGTTTGCGACTCGTCAAGACCATCGACATGGGCGAGCTGTCGCTCGACGCCTTCGACGGCACCGCCCGCATCACGATCGAGTCCGGCGGCACCGTCGAGACCGATCAGATCCTGATCCGATCGACGGGACTGAACGCGAGCGAAGCATCGTTCAGCGGCCTCAGGATGCGGGGTACGGACTCCGACGACCTGACCGAGACGTTCCAGATCACGGCCCCCTCCGAACCGGTCGAGGGGAAGACCGTCAGTCTCGACGGCGGTGAGAACCCCGGAATCGAGATGACCGACGCCGAAATCCACGCGACGTACCTCGCGACCAACCGCATCACGCTGCCGGAGCTAGAACTGCGCGTGCAGTACGACACCGACGACGACGGCGAGTACGAGTACGGATAA
- the thyX gene encoding FAD-dependent thymidylate synthase produces MEVRLLEATEDPEELICKAARNDYMEEFVGETPFDETMDSIEGDSLEDKQETLIGHLLDHGHFGPFEHPQATFAVKGISRSCMAQITRHRHVSFDVQSMRYVSFDDVDPDDVREGEMVVTPPSATDPDWVGRNQQSGAVGEETAEKREEVFRETVADAVESYQELLDLGMPPEDARFVLPIGTEVNMVMSMNVRMLMHVADMRAAADAQWEIRQMTESILDLAAEWCPITFEYYDEHMKNRKNRLAP; encoded by the coding sequence ATGGAGGTCCGTCTACTCGAGGCCACCGAGGACCCTGAGGAACTCATCTGCAAAGCGGCTCGCAACGACTACATGGAGGAATTCGTCGGCGAGACGCCGTTCGACGAGACCATGGACTCTATCGAGGGAGACTCTCTAGAGGACAAACAGGAGACCCTGATCGGCCACCTGCTCGATCACGGCCACTTCGGCCCCTTCGAGCACCCCCAGGCCACCTTCGCGGTGAAAGGGATCAGCCGATCCTGCATGGCTCAGATCACCCGGCACCGACACGTGTCGTTCGACGTCCAATCGATGCGTTACGTCTCATTCGACGACGTGGACCCCGACGACGTGCGCGAGGGCGAGATGGTCGTCACGCCGCCGTCGGCGACCGACCCGGACTGGGTGGGTCGCAACCAGCAGAGCGGCGCGGTCGGCGAGGAGACCGCCGAGAAGCGCGAGGAGGTGTTTCGGGAGACGGTCGCCGACGCCGTCGAGTCCTACCAGGAACTGCTCGATCTCGGGATGCCGCCCGAGGACGCCCGGTTCGTCCTGCCCATCGGCACCGAGGTCAACATGGTCATGTCGATGAACGTCCGGATGCTCATGCACGTCGCCGACATGCGAGCGGCCGCAGACGCCCAGTGGGAGATTCGTCAGATGACCGAGAGTATTCTCGACCTCGCCGCGGAGTGGTGTCCGATCACCTTCGAGTACTACGACGAGCACATGAAAAACCGGAAGAACCGGCTGGCTCCCTGA
- a CDS encoding cupin domain-containing protein, protein MAYETASTDDVESVIDGEYGGMWFLKEALDTDELGLTVMQLEPGAKGKPHDHSDDGQEEVYCVVEGEVVVEFDDETVTLAENEAVRIDPDQRRQLRNESDDLARLVLVGAPI, encoded by the coding sequence ATGGCCTACGAGACTGCCTCGACCGACGACGTGGAATCGGTGATCGACGGCGAGTACGGCGGCATGTGGTTCCTGAAGGAAGCGCTGGACACCGACGAACTCGGGCTGACGGTGATGCAACTGGAACCCGGTGCGAAGGGCAAGCCCCACGACCACAGCGACGACGGACAGGAAGAGGTCTACTGCGTGGTCGAGGGGGAAGTCGTCGTGGAGTTCGACGACGAGACCGTGACGCTTGCCGAAAACGAGGCCGTCAGAATCGACCCCGACCAGCGCCGTCAGCTCAGAAACGAGAGCGACGACCTGGCGCGACTGGTGCTCGTCGGCGCACCGATCTAG
- a CDS encoding HalX domain-containing protein codes for MTDSAAPVVLIVEDEPDVAETYNLWLADDYEVRIAADGDEGLDKLDEEVDVVLLDRMMPGLSGDEVLERIRERELGCRVAMVTAVEPDFDILEMGFDAYLSKPIRSGELLETVEKLLERSTYDRLLQKYYALVEKQATLETAKSGAELAESDEYAQLQNRIADLQEELSRTMGGVKDDDDFVAAIQHIGGSEDT; via the coding sequence ATGACTGATTCAGCAGCACCTGTCGTGCTCATCGTCGAGGACGAGCCCGACGTCGCCGAGACCTACAACCTCTGGCTCGCCGACGACTACGAGGTACGGATCGCGGCGGACGGTGACGAGGGGCTCGACAAGCTCGACGAGGAGGTAGACGTGGTTCTGCTCGACCGGATGATGCCCGGGCTATCGGGCGACGAGGTGCTCGAACGCATACGGGAGCGGGAGTTGGGCTGTCGGGTGGCGATGGTGACCGCCGTCGAACCCGACTTCGACATTCTGGAGATGGGGTTCGACGCCTATCTCAGCAAACCGATCAGGAGCGGGGAGCTCCTAGAGACCGTCGAGAAGCTCCTCGAACGATCGACGTACGACCGCCTGCTCCAGAAGTACTACGCACTGGTCGAAAAGCAGGCCACGCTCGAAACGGCAAAGAGCGGCGCAGAACTCGCGGAGAGCGACGAATACGCACAGCTACAGAACCGGATCGCCGACCTGCAGGAGGAGCTCTCACGGACCATGGGCGGCGTCAAAGACGACGACGACTTCGTGGCGGCGATCCAGCATATCGGCGGGAGTGAGGACACGTAA
- a CDS encoding MBL fold metallo-hydrolase, translating into MITNLARGVRAFTSNVFLVEGDRTVLVDAGNEFDVVGAAREHVDDVDALVMTHTHPDHVGNLPDIVAEFDVDVWGYDTDQSGVDHAIEDDETVQLGDHDYRALHTPGHKDDHLCFHSEAASTLIAGDLIFANGGFGRTDLAEGNREVLIDSIERVRSVVSEDLDELHTGHGPSVQTNPYQDIELAAQAARMG; encoded by the coding sequence ATGATCACGAACCTCGCACGCGGCGTCCGCGCGTTCACGAGCAACGTCTTCCTCGTCGAGGGGGACCGCACCGTGCTCGTCGACGCCGGCAACGAGTTCGACGTCGTGGGCGCGGCCCGCGAACACGTCGACGACGTTGACGCCCTCGTCATGACTCACACCCACCCCGATCACGTCGGCAACCTTCCCGACATCGTCGCCGAGTTCGACGTGGACGTGTGGGGCTACGACACGGACCAGTCCGGCGTCGACCACGCCATCGAAGACGACGAAACGGTCCAGCTGGGCGACCACGACTACCGCGCGCTCCACACCCCCGGCCACAAAGACGACCACCTCTGCTTTCACTCCGAGGCCGCAAGCACCCTCATCGCCGGCGACCTGATCTTCGCCAACGGCGGCTTCGGCCGGACCGACCTCGCCGAGGGGAACCGCGAAGTCCTGATCGACAGCATCGAGCGCGTTCGCTCGGTCGTCTCCGAGGACCTCGACGAACTGCACACCGGCCACGGCCCGAGCGTCCAGACCAACCCCTACCAGGACATCGAACTCGCCGCACAGGCCGCCCGGATGGGATAG
- a CDS encoding ATPase has translation MKLLVAGADRVDAGKTTFTVGLLDYLDAVGFKPRAGNDHWFHHDDYSHAVEQGRLFGKDAKRLAAASPDDLDPEDINPIHRLWRPSPGEGAGLLGQTDREFVVDRVAENYVVNEPVEIPPEVRKYLPLEEAISVSSLPELNEVMGNLHLVALDGIAGRIADRERAVVESYGNVARPLREFEPDAVAVVEPARVRIYEGERYTKACSIASGGPEEGQLEERVPSVVDLIDPVGSASLPALSSEEREDPSAVASAYERGYEELFAAVE, from the coding sequence ATGAAACTGCTCGTCGCCGGCGCGGACAGAGTCGACGCGGGCAAGACGACCTTCACCGTCGGCCTGCTCGACTACCTCGACGCGGTGGGGTTCAAACCCCGCGCGGGCAACGACCACTGGTTCCACCACGACGACTACAGCCACGCCGTCGAGCAGGGGCGGCTGTTCGGCAAGGACGCGAAGCGACTGGCCGCGGCCAGCCCCGACGACCTCGATCCCGAGGACATCAATCCGATCCATCGGCTCTGGCGGCCGTCGCCGGGTGAGGGCGCTGGCCTGCTCGGGCAGACGGATCGGGAGTTCGTCGTCGACCGCGTGGCCGAGAACTACGTGGTCAACGAGCCCGTCGAGATTCCCCCTGAAGTCCGGAAGTACCTCCCGCTGGAGGAGGCGATCAGCGTCTCGTCGCTCCCGGAGTTGAACGAGGTGATGGGGAACCTCCATCTGGTCGCGCTGGACGGCATCGCCGGCCGGATCGCCGACCGCGAGCGTGCAGTGGTCGAGTCCTACGGGAACGTGGCCCGTCCGCTCCGGGAGTTCGAGCCCGACGCCGTCGCCGTCGTGGAACCGGCCCGCGTCCGGATCTACGAGGGTGAGCGGTACACCAAGGCCTGTTCCATCGCCAGCGGTGGACCCGAGGAAGGCCAGCTGGAGGAGCGCGTCCCGTCCGTCGTCGACCTGATCGACCCCGTCGGGTCGGCATCGCTTCCAGCGCTGTCGAGCGAGGAACGGGAGGATCCGTCGGCGGTCGCGAGTGCCTACGAACGCGGCTACGAGGAACTGTTTGCTGCGGTGGAGTGA
- a CDS encoding DUF5827 family protein encodes MPVPKSEFDDLRSLEFRDPEDVLDPDEMYTVYEIARLFQGLDPGQELDPETEAILLDWTIPWMLDNSDAFVFAEPADDAEPGHYGLETGDDETDDGTDAES; translated from the coding sequence ATGCCCGTTCCCAAGTCAGAGTTCGACGATCTGCGGTCTCTGGAGTTCCGCGACCCCGAGGACGTGCTCGATCCCGACGAGATGTACACCGTCTACGAGATCGCCCGCCTCTTTCAGGGGCTGGACCCGGGGCAGGAACTCGACCCCGAGACGGAGGCCATTCTGCTCGACTGGACCATCCCGTGGATGCTCGACAACAGCGACGCCTTCGTCTTCGCCGAACCGGCCGACGACGCCGAACCCGGCCACTACGGACTGGAGACCGGTGATGACGAGACCGACGACGGAACCGACGCCGAGTCATGA
- a CDS encoding DCC1-like thiol-disulfide oxidoreductase family protein encodes MPDATLVYDDDCGFCTRCAEYLVDRAPVEIVGFSELDADLRDRLPEDYEECSHLVTDDEIYSCGESIERAFLMSDVGEDYRSVAEFLRSFEEYERLREEGYEFVADNRSFWSDLTTLVFGDDRQRDR; translated from the coding sequence ATGCCGGACGCGACACTCGTCTACGACGACGACTGCGGGTTCTGTACGCGGTGTGCGGAGTACCTCGTGGACCGTGCGCCGGTCGAGATCGTCGGGTTCTCCGAACTGGACGCCGATCTACGCGACCGTCTGCCCGAGGACTACGAGGAGTGTTCCCATCTGGTCACAGACGACGAGATCTACTCCTGTGGCGAGTCCATCGAGCGGGCGTTTCTCATGTCCGACGTCGGCGAGGACTACCGGTCCGTGGCCGAGTTCCTGCGAAGCTTCGAGGAGTACGAACGACTCCGGGAGGAGGGATACGAGTTCGTCGCCGACAACCGGTCGTTCTGGAGCGACCTGACGACGCTGGTCTTCGGCGACGACCGGCAGCGGGACCGCTAG